The genomic interval ATTTCACTtagcgtagcacagtcaacagagtgaaaaaaattgacactcccgtccaatcaggcagagtgttgcataaatcttccattttgataaattaactataatgcgttatcaagtagtttgatttgcaaattgaagtcacgtggcataggtaacgaaaacgaatttagacgacgtcgccgaaaaacaacaaacaaaacaacaatcgaTTTAGAACAGGCTTATTTTTGAAAATAGACAAGCATCCTTCATTTATTGATTACAACACAAACGTTAAGTTTTATGTAagatttttaataaatgcatatgCAATGAAAAAGGCTTCTGtagtgtaaaacaaaacaaaaacttacaACATTTTAACACAGCTGTGTTGCTAAGTTTActgcaattttacaaatttactGTAAAAAGTTTCACCGAATAACACACATTCTTCAGATCTTGTGTAGTAATAAGACCTTTAATTGTTAACATGTACATAGGTAGTCTTTATATGAACTTACAGATGATGTGACTCAGTAAATTACTAACCGGGActaactttttttcttggaaggtCATACTTGCGACTGCCTGATAATCTGCCGATTTGACGTTTTATGATTTATAGTTAAATTCCCTTTTATTTTTCACATGAATAGTTAGAGTTTCTGTATTTGTATtggttttatcaatttatcttCTAATATACATTTTACGTTGGATAAGATAAATTCATCTAGCTAACTGCAAATTTATAATACGTGCTAATAATGgtaatttctgatatttttaggcaaattcctttaaaaatataaaatttcaaatttaaacagaTGTCAGACAGGCTTGTATCCAAATTTCTCTTCGGAACACTCATCAGAGCGAAACAAATGTTTTTCGTagtgttttgtttatttctgaaaatttttgtaaaggtacgtatcttgtaaatttttcttttatgttgaTTATTCCACACTTTATTGTTTGAGCAACCCACTACCCTGAAATTTTATGTCTCAAAACTTacctttgaacaaatttgttaggAAATCAAGTTCTAACTGTATTTAGTcataatcaatatcaaattttctACTACTTTTAGTGAATCTGAGACAGAATCCACAGGCTCAATAAGCTCTAGCTGGTGTTCAAACCACAGGACAGAGGACCTGAACACTGATGAAAATGATGTTGAAGATGGAGAAAATGATGACGACGATGagtgtgatgatgatgatgatgatgaaaatgagaTAGATGCCATGGCTGTTGCATTATCACCAAGTCAGGGACCGATTGTTAATCCGTTTAGGTTTGGTATGTAATGTTTTTCAAATGACATTTTTACGGCAGAAGTATAAGATAATTTTAACTAAGTTAGTGTTTGTCATGGAGAATCATAtctgaaattataaataaatttaaacccCTGACAGAAATTCTTTGGATGGTTAAGaaaatttattacatgtattacaagtAAATCCTTGATTTCAGGATGATTGTTGACAGTTGAATCGATTAAAATGATAgtaatatttaaagttttaatttttgttttatgtctAAACAAATTCTCAGCATCAAACAACCTTGAACAGTGTATTGTTAATTACATTTGTAGATAGCGGGATGTCCATCATAAAAAGAGCCGATCAGTGCACAGTATATGAGAGGTCACACGTAGTAAACACATACCAACAAATGAGTCCGGATTTGCACAATCACTTCATCggtatgtaatatttttgtaacttGTAATATTGTTGACGTCTGCTCGATCCGGGGTTGGAGGGCTCGGACTGTAGCCTGCATTTCACCTACATTCAGCTATGACAGCGCTGAACTAAACAGTATCATCAGCACAACATAAAAgtcatgctgaacgatctgaaaagatcgaaatacaACAGGTCTGATTGAATGTACAgtgagacattttacggccgccatacgACAAAACAACGCTGctgtaataataaaatagaaaaagtagaaattccacagtcgctcaacacgacaaaaataataatgttacagactcggttgattgagcctgttcattgacgatagtggaaatgcatgctactgtccaggCCATCTAGTATCGGGTTACTCTtgttattattctttataatgatgaaaatcaaataccttgattaATGTTTCTTAGTGTATCCCCGCATGTCACAATCCATTCGTACTTTACAGGGCAAGGGAACGACTTCCTTAGAACAAAAGTGAAACAACTTAAACCAGTCTATGTGGAATCAAGAGGTGCAAGGGAATGCGCTTATATCTTAGAGAGTGAGAATTCATTAGTTATTGTCGGAAACCCTGGTGAAGGAAAGACGACGGCGGCAATCATGACGATGGACAAGCTTGCAAAGACAGGATACCAACCAATTATAATAACATCTCCAAAAGAATGGAATAGCAAGGTGGTACAAGCCGAGAAGACGGAAAAACTTGTTATTTTTATAGATGACATGTTTGGAACTGTTGGTGTGGATGAGAACAAGGTAAACGAATGGATAGCAATGAACGAGGTGATCAGTCAACTTCTTGAAAAGAGAACTGGATCTTTTAAGATCATATGCACTGTAAGAAGGAAAGTATACAAGGCTGTAAAACAGAGGATTAAGAGATTCAGGTGGTTCAAATCCTTTCGAATGGTTGACATTTCAGATAAGACATATGCACTTAGCGAAAGTGAAAAGACAGAGCTTCttcagaaatatttcaaacattacaagGTTCCGAAAGGGAGGCAATGTCTTATTGCTGCTAAAGCAGATCCACCTCATGGATTCGCACACTGTGTAGAGTTGTATTGTACCGAACCGCATTGCTTAAGGATGGGTATTTCATTCTTTATGTCTCCCTTGTCTGCAGTGGAGagagaaattcaaattttatacgAAACCCTATCAACTCAGTACTACGCTTTGTTGCTGATACATCTTTCACCGGGGCAAAAGGTAACAGTTGACATCATGTCTGGCGAAGAAGAACTCGACCAAACACTGCTTAACAAGGCAAGGCTGTTGTCAAAACTGCCAACTAGGGATGGAATGGACATTATACGGGCTATTGAAAAAATGACAGACAACTATTTAAGAGAAGAAGACGACGGATCTGTTGGATTTAGGCACGATACCGTTAGTGAGATGGTTGGTGTTATTGCTACAAGAAACAGTCCGATTCCTGCTGTAAACTACTTGAGTTTGCAGTTTTTATCAGAGAAAACAAAGTATGTGGCATATAAAGAAGACGACAAGGATGAAGTCGCTATCTTGCCAAAGAAATGCACGCTCAAACTTGTTAAAAGAATAACTGAAGCTCTCTTTAATGGCGAGGCTTTTGCAGCATGTAAGCATCATGCTTGGGAAAACGTTAATTTTGTATACGCATGGTTGGACCATGTCAAGAAAAACAAATCAGACAAGCATGAAGGCAATACTTTATTAGATGATGTGTTGACAATGTCATTAGAAATTTATCAAGTCATGCAAAGGAATTCGAATTCTGGACCCGAGGAAGTTCATGTGGGATTAATGTTTCttctatatttaaacaaaaaagagATGGCAAGAGAGGAGATAATGAATTTCTACCAAAAGCAAACTTTGGAAGAAAGCGAGAGACTCATAAAATTTAGACAAGAACAGAGATGTCCTTCTGGAAGGAAACTGAAACGTGTATATTCACAAGAAGAAGAGTTGGAAAACACTGCCATCAACTAGGAAAGAAGTTGAAAGTTGCTGATGATGGAATGCAGTTAAAagatatgtaaaatgaaatacgAACTTAAGAACAAATTGTTTTCTACTGAAATTCTTCTTGATGTTATAAAATCGAACATAAAAATCTAGGAAAACGAATTTGTTTTtgaacacatttttagctcgactattcatagaatagtagagctattggactcgcccatgcgtcggcgtccgcgtccgcgtccgcgtccgcgtcccgatttggttaagtttttgtatgtaagctggtatctcagcaaccacttgtgggaatggattgaaacttcacacacttattcgctgtgataaactgacctacattgcacaggttccataactctattatgattttttacaaaattatgccccttttttgacttagaaaattttggttaaggttttgtatgtaagctggtatctcagtaaccacttgtgggaatggattgaaacttcacaaacttatttactgtgataaactgacttacattgcacaggttccataactctattttgcttttttacaaaattatgcccctttttcgacttagaattttttggttaaggttttgtatgtaagctggtatctcagtactcactaattggaatggattgagacttcacacacttgttcactgtcatgatctgacatgcacaaagcaggtcccataactttattttgcttttttcaaaattatgcccctttttcaacatagaaatttttggttaagtgattgtatgtaagctagtatctcagtatctactaataggaaaggattgaaattgcacacacttgttcactgtcatgatatgacatgcaatgcaaagggtcaataactcaacttcgcattttacaaaattatgcccctttttcgacttaggagtttttggttaaattcatattatgtaagctggtatcttagtacccactaatgggaatggattgaaacttcacacacttgtccactgtcctgagctgataagcactatgcaggttccataaccctgttttgcttttttactaaattatgtccctttttcgactcgtattcattcaatcgacaaggctgttgaatagtcgagcgttgctgtcctgcGACAGCTCTTGTATTATAATCATGTTACACCTTAAGTCTCTTAAGAGATCATTTTGAAAACTAGATCGTGTTGTTATTGTGATACAGCATATAACAATCAGGAGCCTATGTGCAATTAGACAGTGTATATAACGTTAAGACCTTTTCACCAAGTACATAATGTATTAATACAACCTGATAATTACTCGCGCTATTGTTATTATTGATGTCACGATGATTCATTTTATTTACGTCTTTAGTAAATTGTGAAACTGTATTTAGGAAGTAAGTACGGGAAGTTTTTAAACTTTCATTAATATCAAAGTACTAGTACTAGTGAGAAATCATGTTAAATATTGttgcatttttgtttactttcttggaataagtttaaGACATATGTAGCGATACAGTAATACAAGTTACAGTACACCGACCACGCCTTTGTGGTATGTACTGAGATTTCGTCCACAACTTATTCGGTCTTACAGAGGCTTATGGCGCATCTGAAACCTGGAAAAGGATTTCCTTATTGATTGTTACAAATTGATGAAGCATCCTTGGAAACATATTTCAGACCAACCGTAAAAGTAATGTCATATAACAATGAAGTCATCAAGTTTTTTGATAAACGGCTGAGTCATTTGACATTGTAGATGATAACTGTAGAACCCTTCAATTTGAATAAGGCgtaaataaaactaaacaaaaatgcATAGTAAAATAAACTAGCTAATGGCTGATGAGAGACAAGGGTTGCCAATGcttcattttatatacatgtacctataaACATATCTTGTATTTTACATTATATCACAAGGTGACAGTTAAAATGTGTATTGTAGTAGTAGAAACCCGTATCCTGTATTTGCCTGGACTACTTTCTTTGATATTTATACTACAGGAACTAAATTTAGTACTTTGTTTCAGGTGATTTTATAAATGTAGTCATGTTTCACCAAAATCAAACAAGAATGTGGAggtatatattaataaaaatcaTGCTCTTGAGGGGTGGGGAGTATATAACTCTCGTCGATTCTACCAGACCGGATCAAGTCTGGCGATTGATCTGTGTCTTGCAAAATAAGTACATCCCAGAGCATTAAAACATGATAAGTTATAATAATCCTGTTATTTCCCATTAGTATTTTCTTATATTCTGAGCTTTCTATGTTGTCTTGGTTTTGGGGGTTCATCGTCTGCTCGGTATGTTGTATTTGCTATTTTGTGcaattgtttgatatttcaggTAATGTGGTGGATATATGTCACAATTCGAAATTTAGATAGAAAACATATCAAACTATTGTAAATATGTGGAATGTATATATCATTAACATTGACCAAACTGTTGGCCGAGCACGGCTGTCTGTAGTGtttcttgaaaacattttattgttcatttttgtttcaagattttattgtacatatatgcAATACGCAATCTATATCAGCTGTAAACAAGTAtagcataaatgtttaaaaagtcaGTTTTGTGGTCTTCTTTTCAATAATTCTTTTCACTCGCAATTCaccttttcaatatttttgataaagtattTCTGAAACGCATAATAGAAAACGGAACCAAACTATACTGGATTTACTTTTCCTTGCAGCTCGAATATCATACATAACAAAAGTAAAAAGAGCACGATTTTCTGTTTATGCACAGTAAAAGTCCTATTTCGACCACTTGCCCAGCTCGCGACCTTGTGTGTATATTAAATGTTAGAAATGACCCCACTCCGTCCAGTTGCTTTAAGCTATCTTTACATAAAATACCACCATAGTTGgttaaaagtaaaatgcatgTTTAGGCACTATATTATTAAACAAATTGACAGTTCAAGAGCTAATATATCATAAATATAGatgttatttacatcttaaagCTACTCACCCGCACAAAGGTTTATGGATTTACCGCACTATatggttatgtaggaaaaagtaaagCGTTGCAAACGGTTTAGTATTTTTCAATATAGCTATATAGTGCTGTGAATCCTTAAACTTGTTTTCATAAGCCATTTTCTCAAAACACTACGTAGATTTTCGCTTATTTTGTTGATTAtaccttttcattttatattcttgttacaaaaatgttgcttttgagaAATGTAATTTTTCCGACCAAACTGAGGGCGAGCAGCTTTAAAAGAATACATGTAAATACACTAAATGACAACAAGAGCTATCGTTTCTTCTCGCACATCAGATCGTGTTACTATTTTTATCGTTGCATAAGCTGTCTTTAGCAATTGAAAAATTGTTTGGATTGACGCTTTTAAAcgttaaattacaaaatttcatattgCCCTTCTAGCTATGCCATATCTGTTTTTATTACACATGTACCGATATGCCTGAAAAGTACACATAGTGGATCAAATGGAttattaaattgttaaaatagtAGAGTATCAACGACAATAGAATATAAATATATCTAAGGTTCagggaatggtctccgtccgtagcattttgtgtccgctctgtatctcctaaaccccttgaaggattttcatgaaacttgtgtcaaatgatcacctcttcaagacAATGTAGAGAAcctatgagtcaaccatgtcggctcaaggccaaggtcacaacgcgaggtcaaaggtttgagcattccattttgtgtcggctcggtatctcctaaaccccttgaaggataactATGAAACCTTaatcaaataatcacctcatcaagacgatgtgcagaactcatgagtcagccatgccagctcaaggtcaaggtcaccactcAAGGTAAAATGTTTCAGCCTTCTATtgtgtgtccgctctgtatctcctaaaccccttgaaggatgatcatgaaactttggtcaaatgatcaccttatcaagacaatgtgcataactcaacgatgtgcagaactcatgagtcagctacgtcagctcaaggtcaatgtcacaactgaaggtcaaatgtttgagccttcaattttgtgtccgctctataaatCCTAAACCgctgaagaattttcatgaaacttggatcaaatgatcacctcattcatttttttgtatccgctctgtatctcctaaacccctcgaagctcgaaggataatcatgaaacttgggtcaaattatcacctcatcaagacgatgtgctgaACCTATGTcagctcaaggttaaggtcaaaactcgaggtcaaaggttagagccttcaattttgtgtctgctctgtatctcctaaaccccttgaaggattttcatgaaacgttggtcaaataatcacctaatcaagacaatatgcagaacttataactcagccatgtcggttcaaggtcgtcaaggtcacaactcaagatcaaaggtttgaggtttcaattttgtgtccgttctatatctcctaaaccccttaaaggattttcatgaaacttatgtcaaatgatcatctcatcatgACAATGTGCCGAATTTACAACTCAGctatgtcgactcaaggtcaaggtcaaaagtttgagccttccattttgtgtccgttctatatctcctaaaccccgtgaaggattttcatgaaacttgagtcaaatgatcactttatcaagacaatgtgcagaacttataactCAGaaatgtcggctcaaggtcaaggtcaaaagtttgaaccttccattttgtgtctgctctgtatctcctaaaccccttgaaggagtttcatgaaacttgagtcaaatgatcacttcatcaagaggatgtgcagatctcatgattcagccatgtcaacttaaggtcaaggtcacaactcagggtcaaatatttgagccttctattttgtgtccgctttgtatctcgtaaaccccttaaaagattttcatcacACTTGGATCAATTGATCAACCCATCAAGACAATGTGcggaactcatgagtcagccatgttggctcaaggtcaagatcacaactcaaggtcaaagtgttgagccttccattttatgtctgctatGTACCTCcttaactccttgaaggattttaatatgacttggctgtaatattctcCTTATCAAGagaatgtgcagaattcaaaattgacctccgcttacggtcaaggtcacaactcgaatgtTTACTGGTTCCAGCCGATACCATCAACTCTTTCACTATGCATAACAGTGGCGGgagatatagctgtctttcagactgccttgtttagaTAATCTCGTCTGTCATTAGACGAACACTTTGTAagcaaaaaaaaacttattttcaaaaaagaTCGTTGCAATATGTAATTTAAAACGAGTACCGACCAGCTGGTGCtatgaataaaaaattaaagtGGGCAGAAGACCAAATTTATCGCTTTTGCGCACAAGATATTAAATTACTGGGGcaattgatataatatttaagtCACATTTTACGTAAGGTATAAAATAGATATTATTAAATGTATATTAGATccaatatatttaaaacattaatacTTACTTCATATAGTATATATGTAAACATATAATTAACAGGTTTTTGTGTATTggcagtactatgcattaggtttaaaacagtACAAACTGTAAACATGCATAGATTAACACAGTAAAATGTTACAGTTTCACATGTAATTATGAACGTAGCACTAattgcaaacttaatttatataattagtgaagttaaaaaaatgtttgggattttgtacatttggagcaaatATCTAAAGGATAAAGTATTTTTGTGAAAGATGACCATTTGATATCTTAAAAGAAACACAAAGCTAAATATTCACtatcaaatttaaaagtaaaatgataGTCACAAACTAACTTCTggaacaaaagaaaaagaaaaggaagTACGTCATGTTAACATAACTATGAACTGACATGTAGAACTTAAAGCAGAAATGATAAACCTTTGATACAAAAATTTTGTACAAGTACATTTAGTTATAAAGAATGCAGTCAACCATATTTTAATACAACTTCACAGCACATATAGATCAAAATATGAGTATGCCCTGAAGATTTATCTCCCCTTATTAAGTAGTATTCATCGCATCAAATCATggcaaattatatcaaaatttatttttgtcggAAGAATTTCAACAACGTAATATATGCTATGCATATCTGTTTAACAACATGTGAAGCATAGGTAAcaagtgaaaataaataaaataaaacgcaTTTACTTATAGACACACAAAGTATTAAGACATGAATAAATACGGATACTGATATGTGAATTAGTTATAAAGTGACATAGTGCATAAAAGTtaatgtttatgataaaaatagaaGTGTTCCTAGAAGCAATACCAGCAACACATTAGCACAACAGGAAAACCGGTTATAATTGAAAGCCAAATACAAAGCCAAATCAAAGCGTAAAGAAATGTCCTACATTTATAATAAGTAAACTGCAGCCTTTGAATAACTAGAGCACGCAGTGCATGTGCAGTATCTCCTGATCCAGACTTTTAAACTGATTAACTAGTTTCTTCCCAGAAATATAGTGGGAATAAATTCCAGTTTGGCTGCTATGAACTGGAAAGACATGGAACTTTCGCTGGAAGTCCCTACCCTTCACATGTCTGTTATATTTGTCTGCCTAAACGAGTTATTACTACTCTTGATACGTATCAGGCGATAGATCTTAGTTTTCTGACTTGAcgtcttaaatttaaaatagtccATAGGTTTAATATGCGGGTTTATCGGCATTAAATAAGCATTTCGTCGGGGCATTATAATACTTAAATAAGGATTATAGTGACTTTTGTTATACTATATAAACTAGAAGTTTTAAGCAAGAAATGCACAGCCACATGGGATTAATGAGTCAATGGTAAGTACAATATTTACCTACGTACGAATTAAACAACAATTTCGGTATAATTGTTATACACAAGTATACAATTTTTTTACACATGTTCTTTTCtctttaattttatatcatataGCAAAATGGCTATATGGGGCGGTTTCAGacctttttcaaacaattaaaactgcaaaaaaacTGGAAATTAATGCAGTTTTATCAGATTTATCAGGATTCCAtccttttatgttcaaaagtcCTGTGGCTGTCTATATTAATTTTTGTCCACCGCCCTGTTGGATACAGAATGTTCTGCCCACCCTGTTAAAACAACACTGTTGCCATCCCCTTTGCTATCATTCGTCCTCTTTGCACCTCAAGGACCGGCAGTACCCTAACTTTTTTTCCTCCTGCCTTCGGTTGTTGGCATTAACAGCCCAAAATTGATTGGCAACCGAAGAGTTACTTAAATTTGTAACACGTGATCCTCGAACACTAGGGTATCACTGTTGAAAGGCTTGGAAATTGGATGATTACTGTTGAGGGTAATTAACATATTTAACATCATTTAACATATTCTGTCAGTTTTAAAGATAGAGATCATTTGATTTTAGTCATGAAAccaatttcaagaaaatatttacgTGTTAAAATTGATCTTCTTAAAATCACACGTTATCTTAAAGGATAGGTAAGTATTGTATTTCTCATTTGTTTTAGTATTTATCAATGTACTGATTACCAGTTCTTGAATTTAAATTGCGAATAatcatcttttattttaaataattatttctaaaGGACCTCCGCTGCcacgtggttaaggtcgctgcctTTCACTTGCTCTTGACCCATGTGGGTTACAAACCTCGCTTGTGACGTagatttgttttgggtttaacgccgtttttcaacagtatttcggttatgtaGCGGCGGGCAGataacgtaaccagtgttcctggaatttCGTACCactacaaacttgttctccgcgagtaactgccaacttccccacatcaatcagaggtggaggaagaatgatatcagacacaatttcttttattaaatcgtcacggagaacatacggcccgcccgaaaATCGAACTTACAACCCCGATGGGCCCTCTCCCtatatttcatgtgaggaagccatccagctggtttgtTGACAATTTAATCTTCTGTAGGTAGtaatattgtaaacatttaccTCATTTTTCAGTACGAATAAGTACCAACACCGCACCAATAAACTCACCTTAACAGAAAGAAGTCAGTCCTACATTTTACGGCCTGGCTCCTGTCAATGTTGCAGTGGTCAgtcaatatatacaaaaactgttaaaatgtaaataactgGCATATTTCTGATATCTAAAGGGTAGCATGCAAAAGCTGATAGTAAGGTAAAATGTCACTGTTGTCGTTACTTTTTAATGATATGACTGCTTCACCTTTGAATGAAATGTTATTCGTTCTGTATTTAAAGTCTGAAAATCTTTTACTCAAGGCATCGATTTGACCACAGGACAAATAAGCGCATTTTTGGAAATACTGATGCTGTTCCAATTAATGTTAACTAACATATTTGCAAACATACcaacaataatattttgttaaatctgTAAAATAGCCATTTTTTCTGCCGGTAGGTTTTAGGAGCCATTTCTTTATATGATTATAATTACTGATAAGCAATACTAGCCTTCAATATCAatagttatattttcttaaattatttcattgttttactgCTTGTATTAGATCAAGTTGTCTACCTACCCGCAGGGAGACAACTCATACGAGCTtacattacagaaatattactTTCTTAAATTGTACAATATATTGATAAAGTACGTAAAAGAGCAGAACTGTAACATCAGCGTCATTAATTACTTAGCTGCCCTCCCAACACAACTACCCGCCACTACCCATGTGTTCAAACAGTGCATATTATTCTTTCCAAACATACTGTGACAAATGTGTGGTATCTTCAACTTCGTGTATCATCTGCCTATCAGTTTCCC from Mercenaria mercenaria strain notata chromosome 2, MADL_Memer_1, whole genome shotgun sequence carries:
- the LOC123564766 gene encoding uncharacterized protein LOC123564766 translates to MSESETESTGSISSSWCSNHRTEDLNTDENDVEDGENDDDDECDDDDDDENEIDAMAVALSPSQGPIVNPFRFDSGMSIIKRADQCTVYERSHVVNTYQQMSPDLHNHFIGQGNDFLRTKVKQLKPVYVESRGARECAYILESENSLVIVGNPGEGKTTAAIMTMDKLAKTGYQPIIITSPKEWNSKVVQAEKTEKLVIFIDDMFGTVGVDENKVNEWIAMNEVISQLLEKRTGSFKIICTVRRKVYKAVKQRIKRFRWFKSFRMVDISDKTYALSESEKTELLQKYFKHYKVPKGRQCLIAAKADPPHGFAHCVELYCTEPHCLRMGISFFMSPLSAVEREIQILYETLSTQYYALLLIHLSPGQKVTVDIMSGEEELDQTLLNKARLLSKLPTRDGMDIIRAIEKMTDNYLREEDDGSVGFRHDTVSEMVGVIATRNSPIPAVNYLSLQFLSEKTKYVAYKEDDKDEVAILPKKCTLKLVKRITEALFNGEAFAACKHHAWENVNFVYAWLDHVKKNKSDKHEGNTLLDDVLTMSLEIYQVMQRNSNSGPEEVHVGLMFLLYLNKKEMAREEIMNFYQKQTLEESERLIKFRQEQRCPSGRKLKRVYSQEEELENTAIN